The Cylindrospermum stagnale PCC 7417 genome segment GTACAGAAATTAGTTGCAAAACTGCGGGCTGAATCTTACGCTTTGATTTTAGATAATTTAGAATCGGTGACGGGGCAACAATTAGCAATTCAAAATACTTTGCCAGAAGAGGAACGTAATCAAATCCGCGATTTTATCGGGCGGTTGGTAGGTGGTAAAACGCGGGTGGTGTTGGGTTCTCGCAGTCGTGAGGAGTGGTTGCAAGCAACGACGTTTAAATACAATATTTATGAGTTGCAAGGTTTAGATAGAGAAGCGCGATCTGAGTTGGCTGAGAAGATTTTAGAACGGAATTTACCTGCACATAAAATTAATGCAATTCGCCAAGATGCAGATTTTATTAAGTTGATGGATTTGTTAGCCGGTTATCCTTTGGCGATGGAAGTTGTGTTAGGGAATTTGCAAAGGCAATCACCCCAACAGATTTTGCAGGGGTTGCAAGGGGCGGATGTGAATTTGGATGTGGTAAGCGAGGATAAGACGAAGAGTATTTTAAAGTGTGTGGAATATTCTCACAGTAATTTGTCGGAAGAGGCGCAAAACTTCCTTTTGTGTTTGGCTCCTTTTAGTGGGTTTATTGACCGTAGAGATATTCTTAATTATGTTAAAAAATTGCAAGAGTTAGAACCATTTAAAACTTATCAATTTAATAAATTTGATGATGCGATTCAAGAGGCGATTAACTGGGGTTTGTTGTCACCGATTGACCTCTTCCCCAGCCCCTCCCCGACGCAGGGAGGGGGGCAAGAGTCGCCGCTGTTGAGGATTCAGCCTGTTTTTCCTTACTTTTTGAAGAGTAAGTTAGTAACGGTTGATGCTGCGACTCGTAAGGCTTTGCAAGAGGGATTTAAAAATCATTATCTGGGTTTGGCAAATTCCTACAATCAGTTGATGCAATCTAAAGATGCTCAAGAGCGACAATTGGGTATATTCTTCTGTAGGCTGGAATATGAAAATCTTCATAATGGGCTGCAACTTTGTTTAGATAAACAAGAAAGTATTGATATATTCTTTTGTTTATCTAAATACTTTACCTTAAAAAATGACATTCAAGAAAAACTAAAATTATCAGAGTTTGTCTGCAAGGCTCAAGAGTCTTATCCTGATGAAGTGAGAACAGGTGAAATTGGCTTAGAAATTATCATGGCGCTTGATAGACTAGCTTCCTGCTATCTACAAACTCAAGACTATCAGCAAGCAAGAAAGTCATATCAAAAAAATATTGAATCAACTCAAAAACTCAACGGTGTATCAGAAAACCAGATAAAGTCAATGCTTGCAACCACCTACCACCAGTTGGGAATAGTAGCCCAAAAATTGCGGGAATATGAGGAAGCGCGGCGCAATTATCAACTCGCTTTGGCTATCTATATCGAATTTGGCGATCGCTATTCTCAAGCTAGAACCTACCACAATTTGGGATATGTAGCGCAAGAATTGCGGGAATATGAGGAAGCGCGGCGCAATTATCAACTCGCTTTGGCTATCTATATCGAATTTGGCGATCGCTATTCTCAAGCTAGCACCTACCACCAGTTGGGATATGTAGCGCAAGAATTGCGGGAATATGAGGAAGCGCGGCGCAATTATCAACTCGCTTTGGCTATCTATATCGAATTTGGCGATCGCTATGAACAAGCTGGCACCTACCACAATTTGGGAATAGTAGCCCAAGAATTGCGGGAATATGAGGAGGCGCAACGCAATTATCAACAAGCTTTGGCTATCTATATCGAATTTGGTGATCGCTATGAACAAGCTGGCACCTACCACAATTTGGGAATAGTAGCCCAAGAATTGCGGGAATATGAGGAAGCGCGGCGCAATTATCAACTCGCTTTGGCTATTTTCATCGAATTTGGCGATCGCTATTCTCAAGCTAGCGCCTACCACAATGTGGGAATAGTAGCCCAAAATTTGCGGGAATATGAGGAAGCGCGGCGCAATTATCAACTCGCTTTGGCTATCAAAATCGAATTTGGCGATCGCTATTCTCAAGCTAGCACCTACGGACAATTAGGACTACTTGCAGGAGCACAGGAAGACTATGCAGATGCGAGGGTTAATTTGCAGAAAGCGTTGGAGATATTTGTTGAATATAAGGATGAATATAGCGCTGCAATGACTAGGCGGAATTTAGAGAGATTACCAGATTAATGGGAAAGTGATAAATTTTTAAAGCCTAAAGGTTGGTATTAAGCGGCATACTTTTTCAAATTAAGAGTAATCCACTTTCATAAATTATCTCGTAGGGCGGGCGTCTCGCCTGCCCCCGAACAGGCGAGACGCCTGTTCTACAAAACTTTCACTCAGGTAGTCCAAATTTCGCTCTAACATCCTGCACAGAAATTACTCTACCAGCCTGACTGTCAGCGAGTCCAGCCTCAACAACTTGCCTAACATAAATCTCATACATCAAATCATCCCATGTTGAGTTTTCCGGCAATCTGTCAATTAATTTTCGTGCTTCTTCTTTGATGTTTAGCCTTTCCATAGGTTTCGCTCAAAACTGGCTCTATGGCTACATTGTAAGCTGAAAGCAAATTAAGGGCGGGCAAGATGCCCACCCCACAAGAGTTACATTGAATAATGCTTTGGTGGGCTTTGTTCTGGTGGTGTGGCGATGTTAATTGTCTGGTGCTGGTGGGAGGGTTCCAGCGTTACCGGCTGGGGGTTCGGTGTAATCGCAAAATATATTTAGGCCGATTTTGAGAACATATAAAACAATAACAGTTGCGATCGCTGGATCAAGTGGTAAACCATTAGCCGCAGCAAGACTTACAAGTGAAACAATCACCCCTGTCAGCAAAGGCGCACTCCCCGGATTTTTGGTGTATTCTTTGAGTTGACCACGAAAACCCTCATCGCCGCAAAGTTCCTGACGTAGCGCGTTTAGCGTCACTTTCCAGAGAGATTTACCTTCTTTCATCAAAGGTTGCCCATTTTTTTCTATCCATAAATCCTCGAAAGCGCTTTCTATATCGCCATTGCGCTTTTCTAGTGTATCCATCGCCTGTATTGCGGGGGCGTAATCTCGCATCAATTCCCGCATCGCTGCGATTTCAGTAGTTTCTACTTGAACAACCATAAATTATCCTCATTTATTAGTTATTATCCTGCTTCGGCTAAATAGGTGAAAATTTAAATAAATGCGCCTTTTACCCACAATGCAAATTACTCAAAGTCTCCACACCGCTATCCTCGTCACCAACTTAGAACGCTCCGAACATTTTTATGGCAAAGTATTAGGATTAGCCAAAATTGACAGAAATCTGAAATACCCCGGCGCATGGTACCAAATCGGCGACTATCAACTTCACCTCATAGTTGCATCAACTGTTCCCACAGAAAACCCCAACGAAAAATGGGGACGTAACCCCCACATCGCTTTCTCTGTCGTTGACTTAGACACCGCCAAGCAAGAATTACTCAATCAAAATTATCCCATTCAAGCCAGCGCTTCCGGACGCGCCGCCATCTTCACCCAAGATCCAGATGGGAATATTATTGAATTGTCTTCTGCTATATAAAGTGATCAGCTGTCGCATGATTAGGGGGGGCAAGACTTGTACTGAGCTTGTCGAAGTATGCCCACCCCACAAGAGTTTTAAGAGTTTTATAGAATTTAAATATGCTTTCTTATAGCTTTAGCAGCTTAGTTGAGTAGCCCCCTTCCCTCGCAGGGAAGGGGGTTGGGGGTTAGGTTTCTCTTGATAACGGACTAATGAAAATTTTTGCTTACACCTACACCGATCCTTTACTAGAAGCAGTTCCTGATGAAACTAACTGGGGATGGGAGATAGATCGGGTTTATCAAGATTTAGGGAAGCGAGAGTCCTCCGGACACGCTTCGCGAACGCAATTACAACAATTATTAACTGACTGCGAAACCGAAGCAACAGCTTATCTTCTGATTCGCCGCTTAGAAGAATTGGGAGATACATTAGAAGAAGTTAGCGATCGCCTCAATCAACTAGAAGCAATGGGGGTAATGGTAATTGTCACCGAACAACCCTACACGTCAGAACATTCCCATCTCCGGAGCGAATTACTGAATTTGCTACACCAAGTCCAACGTCAACAACGCAGTCGCCGCATCCGCCAAGGACACGCCCGCAGTCGTTTAGATGCTGCACCCCCACCTGGTAAAGCACCCTATGGCTACCGCAGAAGTAAAGAAAAATATACCATCGACCGCAGCACTTCGCCTGTAGTCAAAGATTTTTTTGACAACTTTTTACTTTATGGTTCTTTGCGGGGTGCAGTTCGTCATTTAGCGAAAAGATACGGGAAGAAAATCTCTGTTACCACTGGAAGGCGTTGGCTAACTAATCCAGTCTATCGTGGCGATACGGCTTATCAGAATCAGGAAATTATCTCTAATACCCATATCCCGATAATTTCTAGAGAAGAAGCCGCCCAAGTTGACCGAATTTTGCGCCGTAACAGTCGTTTACCATCTCGAACCGCCAGCGCACCCCGTTCTCTTGCTGGCTTAGTTATCTGTAGTGAGTGTCAATCACATCTAACCGTCACCCGCGTTACCCAGCGCCGTCAAGATAAAGAGTATCTTTATTTACGTTCCACTAGCTGTCCTCAAAACCCAAAATGTCGTGCTATTCCTTATCAAGAAGTTTTAGCACAAACCATTGAAACCGTTTGTCGTGACTTACCTCTAGCGGTTGCGGGGATGGACTTTCCCCAGTTAGATGCGATTAAAAATAGTTTAGGGGATGCGATCGCCCGTCAACAACAAATACTCCAGCAATTACCCGCTTTAATGGAAACTGGGATTTTGGACGAGGAAACAGCAAAGTTAAGGGCTTACAAACTCCGCACAGAAATTTCTGCACTCCTTGCAAAGCTGGCCACCCTCCCACCTGTAAACTTGCGTTCCGTCGCCCAAGCTGTTTCTATTCCCCAATTTTGGTTAGACTTATCAGAAGCGGAACGACGATTTTATTTTCGCGAATTCATTCGGCAAATTGAGATTATTCGCCAAGATAAAGCGTGTACATTGCAAGTAATTTTTATTTTTTAGCAAGTGATCCAGAGGTTTCAAATATCCGAAATTGTCTACTTATCACCCTGAGTTTTGGCAGAAGTTGCAGGTGGTTTACCCGTATTCCGCACATTTACAACTTTACCCAGTAATTCAAACCAAAAAGGCGCACCCATAGAAATAGCAATACCACTCAAAATCCATCCAGGAATCGCAGTTAAAACATTTACAATAGCTGAACCTCTTGGTGTATTTGGTTCCCAATTAAATTGCTGCCTTAAGTTAACATCGTTCCAACCCATCGGTAGAGCAATTTCCGTCAAAATCTGATCAGTTTGATTTTTTACACTTTCTAAATCTGCCGATGAGTTCTTCTGCACTATTTGCCCAGCATTACTAACAATGGCAGCACGAATACCTGTATCTTTTGACAATCTGTTAATGATGTGGAATGCATCTGCATTGGCAATTATAGCAATTCCAACTCCAATTAAAATTGCTACTCCTTTAGCGTTACGCTTGTAGACACCAGAGGCTCGTACCATTGAATTATCGAAGGTTTCTTCAATCTCTTTTCTTAATATATAAATGCCTTCTTCGGTTGTTTTAGCTCTTGTCTGGGCACGCTTGGCTAACATACCCATGTTAGCTACTACCGATGGCGGAAATTTCTTACTGAATTCCTTAAGATTTTCAATGAAGAATTCAAAGGTTTTATAAGCTTCGCTTTCTTTATCCTTAAATTCATTTTCAAATTCTTTGTGAACATCACTACTTAGATTAATTAACTTTACAACTTCGTTGATACTAGGTTGCAATCCTTTGAGGGAAATAGTCTGTTCAGCATTGTCAAAAATATCTTTTCTTAAAAAAATTAATTGTTGCAAGGCTTTGTTAACAAATTCATTTTCTGGCATATCTAGTTGATAGACTTCTATATATCTATTCAAAATTAGTGCCATCCGGTTAATGCTAGTACTTAAATTAAGTTGATCTTTCTGAAAATCTTCAATAATCTTTCCAAAGCCTTGTTCAATTTTATTTGTAAATTCTTCATAAAGGTTATCTGAAAAATTAGTTAGCTTCTCATCCGCTGCATTACTTGCATAGTCCCGTAGCTTTAACAGGATTTTTTGTATTTCATGTAACTGTTCATCTTTAAAATTTATTAGCCTTGATTCAGTTAACTTTTGCACAAGCGTTGGTATTCCTAATGTCTCCATAAGAGTGGTAGCAAAAGTTGCAGCAGGGATATATGATGGCGCACTGCGCTTTTTATATTTTGGATCTCCTTCTTGATTTTCTTTATATCCAAAAATAGTTTTAGTTCTCTTTTCTCCAGATAATGAAAATTTGACTGGAAGAGATGATAAGAACCAAACAAATTTGCGAGGCAAAGTCGTTAAAAATCCTTTTGCTTCTTGATTTACACTTTTAATTAGAGGATGTTCGTATAAGTCATTTACAAGCTTGATTACAGTCTCTTCTTCTGACTTTGTTGCATCACCTGCCACCAGAATTTCAATTGACTTCTTGAGGTGGACAGCACGCCATTGCAGTACCGTAGTAATCAGTTCCTGAATTTCTGAAGCTAACAAACTTAAAATTAAGTAAATAAAAATTAAACCAATGGCTAAATCCAGGATAAAAGGTAGGCTCATTTACAGGCTCCTCTAGACTAATTAACTATTTGGTGTTTGTAATATTTGTATCATTAATCGGCAGAAATGCTTGTTAAATAACTTGAACAATAACGAAGAAAAATTTTCCCGCCAAAAAATCGCACGGTTCAGAAGAAATTGCGTTAATTTGAGATCTAGCAATTGTTCAGGAAATAGGTTGTTACTGGGTGGCAACATGGGAGATTCGCTAGATGTCTCTATGTAATCAAACCAGCAAGTAAAATGATTATCATAGAATATGCAAGAAGGAAGCTTTATTTGGAGTCATCTAGAAAAACAGCATCGCGCAGTTGAGAAATGGGTTGATTGGGTATGGCTGATAGTACTGCTTTTGGCAGCAGTGTTACTGTTTAGCATCAACCTTGGGGGATTGCCGCTACGAGATTGGGATGAAGGTATTGTGGCACAGGTTGCCAGAGAAATTTGGCGTTCCCCAGCAGGTTCATGGCATTGGCTTTACCCAACCCTGAATGGTGTAGCGTACCGAAATTATCCACCCCTAATGCATCTGCTAATTGCTTGGGCTTATTCCCTTGGTGGTGTGAATGAGTGGACAACACGTTTACCGAGTGCAATTTTAACGGCATTTTCCGTACCTTTACTGTATTGTATTGGGCGAGAAATATTTCGCCAACGTTGGGCAGCTATTTATAGCGCCTTGATTTACCTGACAATGCTACCGGTAGTGCGTCACGGGCGGTTGGCAATGTTAGATGGTGCGGTGGTAAGCTTTTTGATGGTGATGATGTTGTGTGTGTTGCGATCGCGCCGAGATTTGCGTTATTGCCTGGGTGTGGGCCTCGGATTTGGGTTGATTTGCCTGACTAAAGGGATGATAGGCTTCTTACTTGGGGCGATCGCGATCGTCTTTCTCTTTTGGGATACACCACGATTACTCACCAATTACTATCTGTGGATTGCAGTCATTCTCGGCAGTCTGCCTGTGGCTTGTTGGTATGTTGCCCAGCTGCTGCACTATGGTTACAACTTCGCTCAAATTGACTTGGTAAATCAATCCCTCAACCGTATTGGTACATTTGCCGAAGGGAAGTCGGAGCCACCTTGGTACTATCTCATAGAAATTATCAAGTGGACATGGCCTTGGCTAGTGTTTTTACCACAGAGTACACGCTTAACCTGGGAAAATCGCAACCTTAGCTGGGCAAAATTGATCATCGTCTGGAGTGGTGTTTATCTACTGCTAATTTCTTTAATGAGCACCAAACTTTCTTGGTACTTATTCCCAATTTATCCCAGTTTAGCCTTAGCCTTTGGTTTCCAACTAGCAGAGATAGAAAACTTGCCTTTAGTCTCATCATCCTATCCCCGCGCTTGGGTAGCTAGTTTGGCAATACTTGCTGTAGTTGCTTCAGCTGGTAGCATTTATTTCAGTTGGGGTAGCCCTCCCAAAACCGACTTACAAATGATTTTTGCCGCAGTAGCTTTGACTATGACTTTAGCCTCAATTTTGGCAGAACGAGGCGACGGGCAATTTTTGAAGATTTTGCTTTGGGGAAGTTATATTTCACTACTGTTGTTAATGAAATCTAACTACTGGGTTTGGGAATTAGGGGAGGCTTATCCTGTGAAACCAGTTGCTGCCATGATCCAGCGGGCCAATCCAGCAGATAAGGAAATCTACACATCTTTTGCCTACCATCGTCCGTCATTGGATTTTTATAGCGATCGCACCATTATTCCCGCTTCTATTAGTGAACTGCAATATTCTTGGCAGTATAGTGGACAACGCTACTTTCTGGTAAATACATCTGCTTTAAAAACTCTCCAACTAAAGCCAATCAAGCTGATTGATCAAGCTGAAGGTTGGCAACTAATTACTAAAGATACCAGTCGGATGTAGAGCGCTTCGCGCGGTAATCGGTAATCGTTAGTGGGTAATCGTTAGTGGGTAATGGGAGGAGAGTGGGGAGACAAGGGAAAAACTTCTTCAATATTTCCCCCTCCCAATTACCAATTACCCACTCATCACTATGATGGGACACGGTATATTAGGAGTATTTTTTGATATAATATTGCCGAATACTGAGAAAGAGGCGATTTATACCAATATTTACACTTATGGAGATTCTCTTCCTGCTTCTTTAGCTTTCTCGGTTCTCGGAACCAGTTGGTAATCGTAGCCCGTGTTTTCCTGGGTGATAGCAATCATACTCAAGAAAATTGCACTGCCCACAGCCAAAGCTAGCACAGGACGTTTGAGAAGGGCAAAATCCCTAATAATCCTAGCTAAGGGTCGGCTTTGACGACGTAGCGCCGAAGCGATCATTATCTGTTTAAAGGTAAACGGATCGCGGACATAATGACCACTTTTACAGACTACTAGGCGTTCCTGGCAATAGGGACAAGTAAACAAGCCGATGCAAGTCTTGACTGGCTTTGTCCTGGTATTTCTTTGGCAAATTGGGCAAGTAACATAATGATTATCAAAGGTGTGTGTATTCATCTACCTCGTCCGCCTAGTCCATTTACGCGCTCTATAACAATAGCTATATTGAATT includes the following:
- a CDS encoding tetratricopeptide repeat protein, with product MPVIKIREERQTEKGFEAVLQFDSGEYPITITDPFTSQEEKQLEWYFEDWVTFPFSDISIAERAAASVKTYGERLFEQVFKKDFNAYGQYQQLRGNLSQVQIEIVGKTPEFQALHWEALHDPDLTRPLAVDCVMVRKSSKPAPVSANVQPSALINLLIVVARPDEEKDVGYRTISRPMMEVIENGQLRVNVELLRPGTYEALSRHLEEKGAGFYHVIHLDMHGALMSYEEVQEPRQANRYFYKGRYGRDDLQKFDGVKAFVCFEGETQGKVDLVEASELAGLLTGKGIPVCILNACQSGKQVKPNPPAPFPSREGGEEELPSPRRGGVGGEVRETSLGSRLMTAGMQMVVAMGYSVTVSAAKLMMEQLYKHLFDHKPISEAIRLGRRELFNDKERKASYNKFINLEDWLLPVVYSNQAVQFNLRTFTPEEEEKYWETFGSQYRFPLPEYGFVGRDLEILKIEKALLRHNILLLQGMGGTGKTTLLSYLREWWQRTNFVKNIFYFGYDLKAWTLTQILFDIGTQVYSRFEQASFQAMSQGAQVQKLVAKLRAESYALILDNLESVTGQQLAIQNTLPEEERNQIRDFIGRLVGGKTRVVLGSRSREEWLQATTFKYNIYELQGLDREARSELAEKILERNLPAHKINAIRQDADFIKLMDLLAGYPLAMEVVLGNLQRQSPQQILQGLQGADVNLDVVSEDKTKSILKCVEYSHSNLSEEAQNFLLCLAPFSGFIDRRDILNYVKKLQELEPFKTYQFNKFDDAIQEAINWGLLSPIDLFPSPSPTQGGGQESPLLRIQPVFPYFLKSKLVTVDAATRKALQEGFKNHYLGLANSYNQLMQSKDAQERQLGIFFCRLEYENLHNGLQLCLDKQESIDIFFCLSKYFTLKNDIQEKLKLSEFVCKAQESYPDEVRTGEIGLEIIMALDRLASCYLQTQDYQQARKSYQKNIESTQKLNGVSENQIKSMLATTYHQLGIVAQKLREYEEARRNYQLALAIYIEFGDRYSQARTYHNLGYVAQELREYEEARRNYQLALAIYIEFGDRYSQASTYHQLGYVAQELREYEEARRNYQLALAIYIEFGDRYEQAGTYHNLGIVAQELREYEEAQRNYQQALAIYIEFGDRYEQAGTYHNLGIVAQELREYEEARRNYQLALAIFIEFGDRYSQASAYHNVGIVAQNLREYEEARRNYQLALAIKIEFGDRYSQASTYGQLGLLAGAQEDYADARVNLQKALEIFVEYKDEYSAAMTRRNLERLPD
- a CDS encoding VOC family protein yields the protein MQITQSLHTAILVTNLERSEHFYGKVLGLAKIDRNLKYPGAWYQIGDYQLHLIVASTVPTENPNEKWGRNPHIAFSVVDLDTAKQELLNQNYPIQASASGRAAIFTQDPDGNIIELSSAI
- a CDS encoding recombinase family protein, whose translation is MKIFAYTYTDPLLEAVPDETNWGWEIDRVYQDLGKRESSGHASRTQLQQLLTDCETEATAYLLIRRLEELGDTLEEVSDRLNQLEAMGVMVIVTEQPYTSEHSHLRSELLNLLHQVQRQQRSRRIRQGHARSRLDAAPPPGKAPYGYRRSKEKYTIDRSTSPVVKDFFDNFLLYGSLRGAVRHLAKRYGKKISVTTGRRWLTNPVYRGDTAYQNQEIISNTHIPIISREEAAQVDRILRRNSRLPSRTASAPRSLAGLVICSECQSHLTVTRVTQRRQDKEYLYLRSTSCPQNPKCRAIPYQEVLAQTIETVCRDLPLAVAGMDFPQLDAIKNSLGDAIARQQQILQQLPALMETGILDEETAKLRAYKLRTEISALLAKLATLPPVNLRSVAQAVSIPQFWLDLSEAERRFYFREFIRQIEIIRQDKACTLQVIFIF
- a CDS encoding ArnT family glycosyltransferase, which produces MQEGSFIWSHLEKQHRAVEKWVDWVWLIVLLLAAVLLFSINLGGLPLRDWDEGIVAQVAREIWRSPAGSWHWLYPTLNGVAYRNYPPLMHLLIAWAYSLGGVNEWTTRLPSAILTAFSVPLLYCIGREIFRQRWAAIYSALIYLTMLPVVRHGRLAMLDGAVVSFLMVMMLCVLRSRRDLRYCLGVGLGFGLICLTKGMIGFLLGAIAIVFLFWDTPRLLTNYYLWIAVILGSLPVACWYVAQLLHYGYNFAQIDLVNQSLNRIGTFAEGKSEPPWYYLIEIIKWTWPWLVFLPQSTRLTWENRNLSWAKLIIVWSGVYLLLISLMSTKLSWYLFPIYPSLALAFGFQLAEIENLPLVSSSYPRAWVASLAILAVVASAGSIYFSWGSPPKTDLQMIFAAVALTMTLASILAERGDGQFLKILLWGSYISLLLLMKSNYWVWELGEAYPVKPVAAMIQRANPADKEIYTSFAYHRPSLDFYSDRTIIPASISELQYSWQYSGQRYFLVNTSALKTLQLKPIKLIDQAEGWQLITKDTSRM